The nucleotide sequence GCTTCGATGAGGACGGTTTTCTCTACATCGAAGGTCGCTTGTCCCGCTTCTCCAAGATCGGCGGCGAAATGGTGCCGCACGGCACCATCGAGCAACGTATCATCGACGTGTTCGATCTCGACCAGAGTGAGGGCTATGTGATCGCAGTGGTGGGGGTGCCCGACGCCAACAAAGGCGAAGCGCTGGTCTTGCTGACGACGATGGAACTGGCTTCCGACGAATTGCGCGATCGGCTGATGGCGGCCGGCTTGCCGGCGCTGTGGGTGCCCCGCACGGTCTCGCAAATCGATGCCATTCCCGTGCTCGGAACCGGCAAGTTGGACCTGAAGGGGTGCAAGGAGCTGGCGACCGCGGTCGCGGCGAACAAGTCGTAAAATCGGTTGCCGAGTGATTCGTGCCATCGGCATGATCGGCGCTGTGCCTCGTTCTTCACTTTCGACTGCCACCAGCCTGCTCAAGCGTAAGCTGGGATCCGCCCTGGTATTCACGGACCCAGACACCTGCTACGCCGCTTCATTCGACAGCGGTCGCATGTCATTTTTACCGCATGCCGTCATCAAACCGCGCCAGCGCGAAGACGTGGGCGTCGTGCTCGCGCTGGCCAATCGTTATGGGGTGCCGGTGACGCCGCGCGGACGGGGCACCACGTTGATGGGTTCGGCCACACCGCGCGAAGGTGGCTGGGTTTTGGACCTCTTGAAACTTAACCGTATCCGCATCGACGCAGAAGCGGGATTTGCCCACGTGCAGGCCGGGGCGGTCATAGCGAAAATTCAGGACGCGGCAGCCGCGCGTGGTTGGTTTTACCCGCCTGATCCTTCTTCCAAGGCCTATTGCACGATCGGGGGAAACGTTGCCTGCAACTCCGGTGGCATGCACGGGGGAAAATACGGCGTGACACGCGATTTCATCATCGCGCTGAAGGGCTTTCTGCCCACCGGTGAATACGTGGAGTGGGGCACGGCCACCCGCAAATTCGCGGCAGGTTTCAATCTGCGCGATCTTTGGATCGGCGGCGAAGGTATGCTTGGCGTGGTGACCGATGCGGTGTTGCGACTGATTCCGCAACCGGCAGCGCGCTGGACTTTACTGACTTCGTTCCCCGACGAAGTAAGCGCTTTCCGGGCCGCCCGGGCGTTGTTTAAGGCTCGGGTTCAGCCGGCTATCTGTGAGTTTCTAGACCGGCACAGTGTGCAATGCGCCGAGAGCGCCATGGGCACGACCATCTTCCCCGGGCAACCGGGCCGGCCTGTTGTGTTACTCGAACTGGCCGGCAGCGCCGCCGAGGTTAAGGAGACCAAAAAAACGGTGCTCGCTTGGGCGAAAGTGCACGCACTCGGCCATCGCACCGCTCGCACCCGTGACGAAGCCGAGTCACTGTGGGCGGTGCGGCGCAAGTGCTCGGGGGCCATGTTCCAGATGGGCGACGGCAAGCTCAATGAGGACGTCACGGTGCCGTTGGCGACCTATGAAAAGTTTGCCCGCTTTCTCGATCGCCTGCGCAAATCGTCGGGACTCGCCATTCCCACCTTCGGCCATCTCGGGGATGGCAATCTGCATGTGAACATCATGTATCACAAAGCGGATCCCGACGCCTGCCGCCGGGCAGAAACCGCCGTGAAGCAATTAATGGAAAAGGTCGTCGAGCTCGGCGGAGCCATCAGCGGGGAGCACGGCATCGGCTTGGCCAAGACCCCATTCCTGCGACTCCAACATTCGGCGGCGGAGATCGGTGCGATGCAAGCGATCAAGCGCGCCCTCGACCCTCAAGGAATCCTCAACCCCGGCAAAATGTTCGAGGTTTTCGAAACATGGAAATGCCCGAAGGTCGACGCCGCCTTTCCGTGGGACCACAAGTGAATCGCTCTTGGACCATGGCGGGCTTGAGGATGTTCGCTTTGTGGTTCGTGCCCCTCGGATTGGTGGCGGCCGATACCGAGGAGATTCACTACCCGTCTTTGCAGTGGATTGACTGGAAGGAGGAGATCACTGAGGTGGCCTCGCGATTTGATGTCGCCGTTCGGAAACGTGAGTTTGTTCAGACCCGGGCAACCCTCCAATTGGGGGATACCGTAACGGGCCTGGTGGCGTTCGAGGATGAGGGAGAGACCACTCAATGGCTGGTGGAACTCGTGGCCCAGACTGGTAGCACCTCCCCATCTACTCCCGTCATTGAGACGTCGCCTCCCATGAGGATCTATAGCATCACGGGCACCGCGCTGGAATTTTCGGACGAGAAGATTAACCTGGCCGTGCGGGTGATTGGTCCGATTGACGCGACGGACCTTACTGGTGTCGCGGAGAAGCGGGTCGAGCTAAGCGTCAACCGCGACCTACTCGCGGTGGGGCTTGATCGCGCGTGCGAAGGTTGGACGCTGATGCGGGAGCGCGTGACCGCTGACCCTCAGCTCGCGAAGTTTAAATATCGGTCGCGGACGTCGAAACCGTTCGACGCGCGAATCGTGGAAGCAGCGCAACCGTTGGTCACGGCTCTGGGGCTCACGCCCGAGCTGGAGCACGGGATGATTGGCGCTCAGCCGATGTTGATGGAGTTTTGGAAACTCGTGGCCCATATCCCGGAAGTGCGGGACTGTTTACCCGCGGTGGTGAGCCCGCCATCGCGTTGGTCGGTATGGCGCAACCGCGGCGGCGTCGAGCCGACGGTTAAAATGCACCCTCAGTTCGCCCAACCGATCAAACTCAAATGGGGCCCTGAAACAACGAAACAGGAGGCGGCTTTCGGGTTCACCGCGCTGCTGCAGCTAAATGGACAACCTGCGATGGCGTGCGCCTTGGTGGCGATGGCCTCACGGCCACCGATTCAGGCGACTGGCGGTATTGTTTGGCTTGCCGCCCAACGTCCAGATGGGACCGGCCCTAGGCTCACGTTTCAGGTTCTGGCGACGAGCTTTTCGGCCCCGTAGTCACGAATGCGTCTTAAAAACGCTCCGAACCGAGGAAGTGCTCGGTCACTCCGTCGCTGGATCAATTTTCCCGCGCATCGGGATTTCCATTGCCGGAGGCTGAGACGGCTCTTCAATCGGTCGTTTTAGCGCCCGCATGTATCTCAAAGCCCTCAAGCTCCACGGCTTCAAATCGTTCGCCGACCCCACCACACTTCGATTTGAACCGGGCGTCACCGCCATCGTCGGTCCCAACGGCTGCGGTAAGTCCAACATTGCCGACGGTATCCGCTGGGTGCTCGGTGAGCAAAGCGCCAAAGCGTTGCGCGGCGGCAAGATGCAGGACGTCATCTTTGAGGGCACGGATTCCCGGCGTCCGTCGCAATTATGCGAGGTATCGCTACTGTTGACCGAGTGCGAGAAGCAGCTGGGCAGCGAGTTTCACGAGATCGAGATCATGCGCCGCGTTCATCGCGATGGTGGCAGTGAGTATTTCTTCAACGGGCAATCCTGCCGCCTGAAGGATATCCAAAAACTGTTCATGGATACCGGCATCGGCCGAACCAGCTACTCGATCATGGCGCAGGGCCAGATCGACCAGATTCTCTCCTCCAAACCCGAGGAACGCCGGGCGGTATTCGAGGAGGCGGCCGGTATCACCAAATACAAGGCCCAGCGTCGCGAGGCGATGAACAAGCTCTCGTTGACGGAGCAAAATTTGGCCCGGGTTGCCGATGTGATCTCCGAAGTGGGGCGTCAAATCGGCAGTCTAAAACGACAAGCCTCCAAAGCACTGCGCTACAAACGTCTCAGTTTTCGCCTGCGGCACCTCAGTCTGGCCCATAGCGCGCACCAACATGGCAATCTCGCGGCGACCATTGCCGAATTGGAAACGCGCTTGTCCGGCTTGCGCCAGGCGGCCGAGGAGCGCCGCACCAAACTCGAAACCGAACAGGGCGAATTGGAGGAAAAGAAGGCCGAGCGCTCGCGCCTCAACCAACGCGCTCAAGATGCCCAGCAAGCGGTTTTCGATCTCAAATCACAGCGCGAACAGGCGGAAAACGGCGGCAATCTGGCCCGCATCAAACGCACGGGTTTGGAAGATCGTCTGGCTTCCTCGAAGGACAACCTCGGCGAGCTGAATATGCAGATGCGCGAGTTGTCCGATCAGGTGGATACCGGCGCACAGGACAAGCAAGAGCAGCTGTCGCTGCTCGGCACGAGCGATTCCGTTTTCCAAAACCGCAACCGGGAACTGGCCGTGGCGGAATCCGAACTGACGCAACTCGAGGAGGAGTTGAAGCAAACCAAGTTTTCCCTGCTCCAAATGGAGAGCACGATTGCGCGTCTGCGCACCGACACCACGGGATTTGAGGTGGACCAACGCACCTCCGTGCAGCGCCACGAACTGCTGGAGCAGCAGATGGAAAGTGCGCGCCAGGAACAGGCGGCCACCACGCAACGCGCGGCGGAAATCGATCTCCGTCTGGAGGAAGCCCGCGCCGGCAAAGCACGCCTCGATCAAGCTTCGGCGGAGGCCCAGCAAGAGATTGGCAATGCCACCCGCGAGTTTCGCGAAGGTCAGCGTGTCTTGCAGGATATCGACCGCGGTCTCGCGCAACGTTCGGCGCGGTTGAAACTCCTCCAGCAACTGCAGGAAAAGTGGGAAGGTTTCGGGGCCGGCGCCAAGGCCGTGCTGCAGGGCCGCCTCGACCAAGCGTTGGACGGACAGACAGCGACACCCGTGACCAAGAATCTGCAAGTCGACCCCGCCGCCGGCAAGGCAGTGGAGGCGCTGCTCGGCGCCGCGGTGGAAGCGATTCACGTCGTTGATCTTGCGACGGCTCGGCGCGTGCTGACCCAGCTGGAACAGGAACAAATCGGCAGCGCCGTGCTGCAGGTCGAAGGCATGGGCACGACTCCCGATGCCAACGGCGAACTCCCGTCCTTTTTGCAGCCCGCGACCCGGGCGTTGATTAATTTGGATGCGGCGCATCCCGCCACCGCGTTGTTGAGCGCGTGCTATTTGGCCGACGATCTCGATGCCTTTTTGGATTTCTGGACCACGAACCCGAATTTCAGTTTCGTGGCGGTCGCGACACGCAAGGGCGAACTGGTGGACCGCCGCGGATTGGTCTTTGGCGGTTTTAACAAGAAGCCGGAAAACAGCATTGTGCAGCGCGAGATCGACCTGCGCGAAACCGCCAAGGCCATCGCCGACGAACAGCAGAAACACGAAGCCCAAAAACAGGTTATCGAGCTGATCAACCAGCGTATCGCCACGGCGGAGCAAGCCCTCGAAGATAAACGTCGGGAAGTGCTGGAAGCGACCCAGCTCGTCGCGGAAACCCAGACCGAACAGCGCAACGTCCAACGTGCCTTGGAGGAGGGCAATCAGCGCATCGGCCGCATGGAACGCGAACTGGCGGGACTCGAAGCGGCGCGCAACGAAGCGCAGGAACGATTCGATAAAGCGCAAGCGGGGCTCGTCCAAGCGGAGGAGCAGGCCAAGTCGGCCCGAGCCCGGATTGACGAGATCGAAGTCCGCGTCGTCGAGGTCCGCACGGATCGCGACGTTAAGCGGGAAACCCTCGCTCAGGCCCGCCTGGAACTCGCGGAGCGTCGCCAAAAAGTCGAAGTGCTGGACCGGGGCATTGCCGACATGGAAAAACGCCGCGATCAAATCGCGCAGATCCTCGCCCAGCGACAACAGGAAATCGAAGTGTGGTCGGAGCAAATCGTCGCCCTGGAACACGAGGCGGAGTCCAGCCGGGCCCGGGCTTCCCAAATCGGCGAAACCCTGGTCGTCGCACAGGATCAGGTCGCAAAAATTCGCACCAAGCTCAGCGAGGTCGAAGGCGAAATCGAAGCCGTGGAAGCGGCGCAGCAAGGACTGCGTTCAGCTTCAGAACAAGCCCAGGGGGACTTGGGGCGATCCGAAGTGCGTCTCGCCGAAGCGAAGTCCCGCGCGCAGTTCATCGTCGAAGACGTCACCCGCGAATACGATACTGCGGTGGACCGGCTTGATTGGCAGCTGTTGCTGTGGCGTTCCGACGAAGAGCCGCCCGACATGCAGACGCTCGATCTCGAGGACGATGACGACGAGGGTGGGGAAACCGAAAGCGGCGAATCCACCGACGCCACACCGAAGCGCCGTCGCAAGAAAAAGGAGCCCAAAGGAGATCCCACTCAGGCCGATTTGGACGCCATGTTGGAGACCGACTGGCCGTCCATTAAAACCGAGGTCGATGCCTTGCGTCAGCGCCTCAACTCGATGGGGGCGGTCAACTTGGTGGCGATTGAGGAGTATGCTGAGCTCAAACAGCGCTTCGATTTCCTCAAAGGACAGAGTGGTGACCTGACCGACGCCAAGACCGAGTTGCTCTCGGCCATTGATGAAATCAACCGGACCTCGCAGGAGCAGTTCGCGATCACGTTTGAGCAGATCAAAAAGAATTTCAAATACACCTTCGACACGTTGTTCGGCGGCGGACGGGCCAATCTCGAATTGATCGCGGCCGAGGATATCCTTGAAAGCGGTATCGAGATTACCGCCCAACCTCCCGGCACCAAACTGAAGAGCATCACCCTGTTGTCCGGTGGCCAAAAAACGCTCACCGCGGTGGCGTTACTGTTTGCGCTCTACATGGTGAAACCATCACCGTTCTGTTTGCTCGACGAGCTCGACGCGCCGTTGGATGAATCGAATATCGGTCGCTTCACCGCGTTGCTGAAGAAATTCGTGGGCGAGTCCCAGTTCATCATCATCACCCACAACAAGCGCACGGTCTCGGCGGCCGAGGCAATCTATGGCGTGACGATGGAGGAGCGAGGGGTGTCGAAGACGGTTTCGATGCGCTTCAATCACGACCACGGTGAGCCGGAATCGCATCCGGAAAACATCGCCGAAGCGGTTCGCGGGGCGCAAAGCGTGCACCAAAACTAGACCCGAGGATTCATGAAAATACCCCGCCTCAGTTTCAGCTGGAAGCCGACCATCAGCGGTCGTGAAAACTGGCGACTGGGGTTGTGGATTCTGGTCGATGGGAAACACGGTCGGCGGTCAAAGCTTCGGATCATGGGGCGGGGCCTGGTGCTCTGGTTGGCGGCCCTGGCCCTGATGGCCTATCTCGGCTTGGTGACGGCGTGGTTTTTCGTGCTCAATCAGCGTCCCCATAATCTGGTGACGTGGGCGGATTGCGTGCTCGTGCCCGTGCGGTGGAGCGAGATCAGTCGCAAACGGGGTGATGCCTATATTGCGGAAGGCCTCGCGGCCATGGAGTCCCGCAACTGGAGTGAAGCCATTGTCAGGATACAGGCCGGATTGGCACGTTCGCCGGACAACCGTAATGGCCGGGAGCGGTTGGGGATGTTTTTCATCGCCGCAGGCCAACGGGACCGCGGCCTCAAACTCCTCGAAGCCGGAATCGAGCGGGGGTATCCGGGACGGGACGCCATGGAGCGGTTTTTACGCGCGGCCATGATCGGCGATAACTTCAACGTGGCGCTGGACGCATTGGATGCGGCCCTGACACAGTCCGGACCGGCGGTGGATCGTGATCGGGAGTGGATGATCGACCAACGCACTCGGGTGCTGATCGCCGACGAACGGTTCGACGACGTGGTGACGTGGACCGCGAACCAATCGCAGATGAGCGAAGTCCTGCACGAATCCCGTGTCATCGCACTGGTTGAACTCAGGCGGTTTGAGGAAGCACATGTGGCCCTTGATGCTTGGGAGAAGGGAAGTGGGGCACTCGGGGGCAGTGAACGCGTGCGTGTGCGGCTCGCCCGGGAAGAGGGCGACCTCACCGTCATGCGCGAGACGCTCGCGGCCATGCGGGCCAGCCAACCCATGAGTCCGCGACCGATGGTTTATTCCATCGTGCAGGAGCAGCTGATCGGTGAAGCGCAGGCCGCGCATGAACAGCTGCAGGGATATTTCATTCGGTTCGGCGCGACCCTGCCAAACTTGTTGATGGTGGCACGTCCGTTGGCGGAAATTGAGGCGTGGGATCTGTTTGACCAGACCATCAGCCGCGCTGAGGAAATGGGCTTCGACGATGCTTCCCTGCTCATGGTGCAGGTGGATGCGGCGATCACCCGGGGAGACCCACCGCAAGCGCTGGAGTTGTTGGACAAGTATGAGACTCAGACGGCCAATGCCGAACCACAGCGAGGCCGGGAAGTTTGGATCGCTCTTCAACGTGCCATGGCGAACCATTTACAAACCGGGGAAGAGGGATCCGCGGGCAGTATTCTGGAACGCATTCGAACCATGCCGATCGCGCTCAATTCGATGAAGGAAATGGCCGAGCGCCTCGAACGTGGAGGACGGTTGGAGACATCATTGAAGGTGTGGCAACTGGCCCGGGGGCGCTACCCCAACAGCACGGAGGTGGCGCGTGAGGCGGAACGAGTGCGGGAACGGGTGGGGGAGACCGAGGTCGAGCGCGTTCCGGAAATTCCGCTGCTGGCCGACGGCGACGATCTTGAGCTCGAACCGGAACCGTTTATGACGCGACCCGAGCCGGAGGATCGACCGGAATTGCTTTCGCCCAAACGGTTCTTCGAGCGATGTGACCAACTCATTGCGGAGAGTAACTGGGGAGTGCTGAGCACGCTGATCAGCGATTTACGTCGGGCTCGTCCGGTGTGGTATGCCAGTCGCCAGAACGATTTGTTGGTGCGGGAGATCGCGCTCAACACGGGTGAGAAAAACTGGCCGGCCTTGATTTCCAACATTCGCTTTCGTCTCGATGGTTCGCTGGAACGGGGACTGGAAGTTATGAACGTCGTGCGAAAACTGGATCGCGAAGGCGAACGCACGGTGGCGGAACAAGTCCTGCGGGAAGTGGAACGTCGTCACCAGAATTTCCCTCCGGCCCGTCGGCAGCGAGAGGATTGGGAGGCTGCCGCCGAGCGCGAAAAGAAGGCGGCGGTTGAAGCCGCCGAAGCGGGCAATTAAACCGATGTCACCGGGCCGATGGCAGGTGGTTACTTGATCATATCCGGCGGCACATTGGCCAAGGCCTCTTCGATGGTCGTCAGTCCTTGTTTCACCTTCAGAAGTGAGTCCTGGTGCAACGTCTTCATCCCGTCGCGCATGGCGATGCGTTTGAGCTCGGCGACCTCAACTTCCTTGTTGATAGCGGCGGTGAGTTCCTCGCTATTGACCATAAGTTCGTGGATACCGACGCGGCCCTTGTAACCCATGCCGCCGCACGTGGGGCAGCCCTGCGGGTTGGCTTTGAAAACCTGGCCACTCCAACCGAGCGCCTTTTCCATGAGCATCTTTTCGCGTCCCTCGGGCTCGTAGGCGATTTTGCAATTTTTGCACACCCGGCGCATGAGACGCTGGGCGCAGACGCACAACAATGACGCGGAAACGTTGAACGGTTCGACGCCCATTTCGCCGATACGACTCACCGTTGAAGGGGCGTCGTTGGTGTGGAGGGTGGAGACCAACAAGTGACCGGTGAGGGCCGCTTCCACGGCGATGCCGGCGGTTTCGGAGTCACGAATTTCACCGACCAAGATCACATCCGGATCCATTCGCAGGTAGCATCGCAACGCCCGGGCGAAGGTGAGCCCGATCTGCCGGTTCATCTGCATCTGATTGAGACCGGGCAGTGTGTATTCGATCGGATCTTCGGCGGTCTGAATGTTGACGTCGGGGTGATTGATCTCGGCCAGCGCCGAATAGAGGGTCATCGACTTACCCGAGCCGGTGGGACCGCAGTGCAGGATCATGCCGTAGGGCTGTTGAATACAGGCGCGATACTTCTCGAGATTTTCCTCCGAGAATCCGAGTGCCGGCAGGGGCAGGGTGGTCTTGGTTTTATCAAGAATACGCATGACCACCTTCTCGCCGTGATTCATCGGTCCGGTGGCGACACGCAGATCGATGTCCATATTCTTCTTGGTGTATTTCTTGAAGACGATACGGCCATCCTGGGGCAGGCGGCGTTCGGCGATATCAAGATTACACATGATCTTGAGCCGGGTCACCAGAGCGTTGGTCACTTGGCTGGGCAGCCGAAGTTTTTCCGCGCAAAGGCCGTCAACGCGGTAGCGGACGATCAGGTTCTTTTCCTGCGGCTCGATGTGGATGTCGGATGCGCCGGAGATGTAGGCGTCCTCGATGATACGATTGGCGAGTTGAACAATGGGAGCCGAGTCTTCGCTTTCGAGGTCGGCGGCACTGACTTCGCCGGCATCGCCGGACGGACTGTAGGCCGTGCTGATGACATCGGCGACCCCGCCGATATCGACATCGGAATCACCGCTGACAGCGGTGTCGGATTTGAAGTATTTTTTAACGAGATTCTCAATGAACGTCGCGGAGGCGACGCGGGTTTCCTCGATGTTTAACTCGGTCGCCATCTGGAACGACTCGCGTTTGGCATAGTCGAGCGGGTTGCTCATGAGCACGGCGACCGAGTTCGGGCTCAGTTGCTTGTGCGGGAAAATCCCTTCGCGACGAATGATCGCATCGCCCACGACCTCCACGAGCTTTTCGTCGACCTCGATTTCCTTTTCATCGGTGATCAGCGGGGTGTCGGTGAGACGAGCGATGAACTTGGCCGTGTCGTCGGCGTTGAGCTTAAACTTCGGGTCCAGCATGCGCTGGATGAGCGTGGCGGAGTATTCGGCGACCTCGACGAGGAGCTGCAGGTCGTTCTCGGTGAACTGGCCGTCGGTGCCGGCTTCCGGCTCCTTGTTGAGCACTTGAATCGCACCGATGTTGACGTTGGCCTTAAGCGGCACTGTCAGCATGGAGCGCACCTCGAAGCCCGTGTTCATGTTTTTGAGCGAATCACCATCCGGTCCGTCGGCGGTAAAGAACAACGGTTCGCCCGTTTGGATGACCTTGCCCACATTGCCGGTGCCCAGCGGCAGCTTGAGATCGAGCAATTTTTCCGCGGTGGCCCGGAACGTTTCTTCCTTGCTCGGCTCGGCCTCCCACAGCGTCGGCGAATAGTAAATGTGACGGAAAGTGATGTCGTTACCTTCAACGAGGTAGAGCGTCATGGACTGAGCCTGCAGCGCCTCGACGACCTTGGTGGAGGTCAACTCGATGACGGATGTCACGTCCTCTTTACTAGGCGCCGGCTTGGCGATTACTTTGATGAGCAAGGAGCGGCGCAAGGCGCCTGCGGCATTCGGTGCGGCCATGGAAGTCGTTCTGATGGGGGGAGTAACTCTCGGCGAAGCTGCGGGCTCGCGTTGCGACGGCACCCTGTGCTCCACTCACGATTAGGATGCTGAGAGCGTTGCTGTTAAAATGGTTGAGTCAACGCCGGTCACCAATCGATCGCGGGACCGCCGGAGAGCGTTGGGCGGAGCGATTTCTTTGCCAAGAGCACGGGTTCCGGCTCGTGACCCGCAATTGGCGCAACCCGCGTGATCGGCGCGAGGAAATTGATCTGGTGATGCGGGACGGCGCGATTCTGGTATTTGTGGAAGTCAAAACCCGTTCCGCCGACGCACTCGTGCCCGGTTATCATGCCGTCAACGAGCATAAGCGGGGAATCATGCGCCGGGCCATCAACGCCTACCTGCGTGGACTGGCCGAGCCTCCCCGGACGCACCGATTTGATATCGTGGAAGTGGCTTGGCCCCGAGCCGATGCCGCGGCCGATCCTGAAATCAAACATTTTGCGAATGCGGCGTTGAAGCGACGGCACTGATCCATTGCAGCAAGAAGGTTCATGGACGGATGCGGTCAAATCGCGGGTTCGGCCTTGCTAGGATTGGGCGGCTGCGTGTCTTCTTGCTGCCATATGGCCGAAACTTCCCGCCATCCTTTCTTACAGGGACTCAGCAAGCATCGTGGTGCACCTCCGACCGCGGTCGTGATCTTTGGTGCCTCCGGTGATCTCACCGCCCGCAAGTTGATTCCTGCGGTCTATAATCTGGCCGCGGATAATCTGTTGCCGCCGGATTTTCATCTCATCGGCTATGGCCGCAAAGAGATCTCCCACGAGGCGTTCCGCGAATTGGCGGCCGACGCGATCAAGGAGTTCTCCCGGCGCGAGCTGAGCAACGACGTCTGGGATCGTATTGCCGCCCGCACCACCTATGTGGCTGGCGGCTATGACGATCCGGCCGCCTTCGACCGTTTGGCGGAGCACTTGGCCGAGATCGAGAAAAAGGTCGGTCGCGACGTGCAGCCCTTGTTCTATATTTCGACGCCGCCGTCGGTATTTGGTCCCATTCTGACCAACCTCGGATCGAGCGGTCTGGCCAAGAAGCACATCGATCACCCCCATCACGCGAAGGTCATCATCGAGAAGCCGTTTGGGCGCGACCTGGAGTCGGCTCTCAAACTCAATCAGACCGTGCGCAACGTGCTGGAAGAGCACCAGGTTTACCGCATCGATCACTATCTCGGTAAAGAGACGGTGCAGGACCTGTTGGTGCAGCGTTTCGCGAACTCCATTTTTGAGCCGCTGTGGAACCGCAACTTCATCGACAACGTGCAGATCACGGTGGCCGAGGAAGTGGGCGTCGGCACGCGCGGCGGTTACTACGAACAAAGTGGCGCGCTGCGCGACATGATTCAAAATCACACCATGCAACTCGTGGCGCTCACCGCGATGGAGCCGCCGGTGTCGCTCGATGCCGAAGCCATTCGCGACGAGAAAGTGAAACTCCTGCGCGCAATCCAGCCGCTCGACCTCGGAGCCAATGGCGATGTGTCCCGCGCGCAATACGCGGCCGGCATGATCGGGGGCAAGCCCGAGCCCGGATACTTGGACGAGGAGGGGATCGCGCCCGAATCCGCGACCGAGACCTACGCTGCCATCCGTCTGTCCATCAACAACTGGCGCTGGCAGGGCGTGCCGTTTGTCATCCGCTCCGGCAAGCGCATGGCGCGTCGCGTCACGGAGATCGCGGTGCAGTTCAAACGTCCTCCCGGCACGTTGTTCGCCAAGGGCGGGTTTGATCTCGCAGCCAACACCTTGTCGTTCCAAATCCAACCCGATGAAGGTCTCAGCCTCATTCTGAACGGTAAAGTTCCCGGACTCGAAACCCGGATGCAACCGGTGAAGATGAATTTCCGCTACAGCACGACTTACGGTTCCAACACGCCGGAAGCCTACGAGCGTCTCGTGCTCGATGCCATGATCGGGGATG is from Synoicihabitans lomoniglobus and encodes:
- a CDS encoding FAD-binding oxidoreductase, whose product is MPRSSLSTATSLLKRKLGSALVFTDPDTCYAASFDSGRMSFLPHAVIKPRQREDVGVVLALANRYGVPVTPRGRGTTLMGSATPREGGWVLDLLKLNRIRIDAEAGFAHVQAGAVIAKIQDAAAARGWFYPPDPSSKAYCTIGGNVACNSGGMHGGKYGVTRDFIIALKGFLPTGEYVEWGTATRKFAAGFNLRDLWIGGEGMLGVVTDAVLRLIPQPAARWTLLTSFPDEVSAFRAARALFKARVQPAICEFLDRHSVQCAESAMGTTIFPGQPGRPVVLLELAGSAAEVKETKKTVLAWAKVHALGHRTARTRDEAESLWAVRRKCSGAMFQMGDGKLNEDVTVPLATYEKFARFLDRLRKSSGLAIPTFGHLGDGNLHVNIMYHKADPDACRRAETAVKQLMEKVVELGGAISGEHGIGLAKTPFLRLQHSAAEIGAMQAIKRALDPQGILNPGKMFEVFETWKCPKVDAAFPWDHK
- the smc gene encoding chromosome segregation protein SMC, producing MYLKALKLHGFKSFADPTTLRFEPGVTAIVGPNGCGKSNIADGIRWVLGEQSAKALRGGKMQDVIFEGTDSRRPSQLCEVSLLLTECEKQLGSEFHEIEIMRRVHRDGGSEYFFNGQSCRLKDIQKLFMDTGIGRTSYSIMAQGQIDQILSSKPEERRAVFEEAAGITKYKAQRREAMNKLSLTEQNLARVADVISEVGRQIGSLKRQASKALRYKRLSFRLRHLSLAHSAHQHGNLAATIAELETRLSGLRQAAEERRTKLETEQGELEEKKAERSRLNQRAQDAQQAVFDLKSQREQAENGGNLARIKRTGLEDRLASSKDNLGELNMQMRELSDQVDTGAQDKQEQLSLLGTSDSVFQNRNRELAVAESELTQLEEELKQTKFSLLQMESTIARLRTDTTGFEVDQRTSVQRHELLEQQMESARQEQAATTQRAAEIDLRLEEARAGKARLDQASAEAQQEIGNATREFREGQRVLQDIDRGLAQRSARLKLLQQLQEKWEGFGAGAKAVLQGRLDQALDGQTATPVTKNLQVDPAAGKAVEALLGAAVEAIHVVDLATARRVLTQLEQEQIGSAVLQVEGMGTTPDANGELPSFLQPATRALINLDAAHPATALLSACYLADDLDAFLDFWTTNPNFSFVAVATRKGELVDRRGLVFGGFNKKPENSIVQREIDLRETAKAIADEQQKHEAQKQVIELINQRIATAEQALEDKRREVLEATQLVAETQTEQRNVQRALEEGNQRIGRMERELAGLEAARNEAQERFDKAQAGLVQAEEQAKSARARIDEIEVRVVEVRTDRDVKRETLAQARLELAERRQKVEVLDRGIADMEKRRDQIAQILAQRQQEIEVWSEQIVALEHEAESSRARASQIGETLVVAQDQVAKIRTKLSEVEGEIEAVEAAQQGLRSASEQAQGDLGRSEVRLAEAKSRAQFIVEDVTREYDTAVDRLDWQLLLWRSDEEPPDMQTLDLEDDDDEGGETESGESTDATPKRRRKKKEPKGDPTQADLDAMLETDWPSIKTEVDALRQRLNSMGAVNLVAIEEYAELKQRFDFLKGQSGDLTDAKTELLSAIDEINRTSQEQFAITFEQIKKNFKYTFDTLFGGGRANLELIAAEDILESGIEITAQPPGTKLKSITLLSGGQKTLTAVALLFALYMVKPSPFCLLDELDAPLDESNIGRFTALLKKFVGESQFIIITHNKRTVSAAEAIYGVTMEERGVSKTVSMRFNHDHGEPESHPENIAEAVRGAQSVHQN
- a CDS encoding ATPase, T2SS/T4P/T4SS family, coding for MAAPNAAGALRRSLLIKVIAKPAPSKEDVTSVIELTSTKVVEALQAQSMTLYLVEGNDITFRHIYYSPTLWEAEPSKEETFRATAEKLLDLKLPLGTGNVGKVIQTGEPLFFTADGPDGDSLKNMNTGFEVRSMLTVPLKANVNIGAIQVLNKEPEAGTDGQFTENDLQLLVEVAEYSATLIQRMLDPKFKLNADDTAKFIARLTDTPLITDEKEIEVDEKLVEVVGDAIIRREGIFPHKQLSPNSVAVLMSNPLDYAKRESFQMATELNIEETRVASATFIENLVKKYFKSDTAVSGDSDVDIGGVADVISTAYSPSGDAGEVSAADLESEDSAPIVQLANRIIEDAYISGASDIHIEPQEKNLIVRYRVDGLCAEKLRLPSQVTNALVTRLKIMCNLDIAERRLPQDGRIVFKKYTKKNMDIDLRVATGPMNHGEKVVMRILDKTKTTLPLPALGFSEENLEKYRACIQQPYGMILHCGPTGSGKSMTLYSALAEINHPDVNIQTAEDPIEYTLPGLNQMQMNRQIGLTFARALRCYLRMDPDVILVGEIRDSETAGIAVEAALTGHLLVSTLHTNDAPSTVSRIGEMGVEPFNVSASLLCVCAQRLMRRVCKNCKIAYEPEGREKMLMEKALGWSGQVFKANPQGCPTCGGMGYKGRVGIHELMVNSEELTAAINKEVEVAELKRIAMRDGMKTLHQDSLLKVKQGLTTIEEALANVPPDMIK
- a CDS encoding YraN family protein encodes the protein MTRNWRNPRDRREEIDLVMRDGAILVFVEVKTRSADALVPGYHAVNEHKRGIMRRAINAYLRGLAEPPRTHRFDIVEVAWPRADAAADPEIKHFANAALKRRH